A genomic region of Parafrankia discariae contains the following coding sequences:
- a CDS encoding HAMP domain-containing protein, whose amino-acid sequence MTEVTARNPTRAQLDDPALRQLLAGLTAVRGGDFGTRLPRVGDELMDEIATVFNGMIDQLALFTSEVTRVAREVGTEGKLGGQAEVPGVSGSWKDLTDNVNAMAGNLTGQVRDIAQVATAVAEGDLSQKITVQARGEILELKNTINTMVDQLSGFADEVTRVAREVGTDGRLGG is encoded by the coding sequence GTGACTGAGGTAACGGCGCGTAACCCGACCCGGGCCCAGCTGGACGACCCGGCGCTGCGCCAGTTGCTCGCCGGTCTCACCGCCGTGCGGGGCGGGGATTTCGGGACCCGGCTGCCACGCGTCGGCGACGAGCTGATGGACGAGATCGCCACCGTCTTCAACGGGATGATCGATCAGCTGGCGCTGTTCACCTCCGAGGTGACGCGGGTGGCCCGGGAGGTCGGCACCGAGGGCAAGCTCGGCGGCCAGGCCGAGGTGCCGGGCGTCTCCGGTTCCTGGAAGGACCTCACCGACAACGTCAACGCGATGGCCGGCAACCTGACCGGCCAGGTCCGCGACATCGCGCAGGTCGCGACGGCGGTCGCGGAGGGTGACCTCTCCCAGAAGATCACCGTGCAGGCCCGGGGCGAGATCCTGGAGCTCAAGAACACCATCAACACGATGGTCGATCAGCTTTCGGGTTTCGCCGACGAGGTGACCCGGGTGGCGCGTGAGGTCGGTACGGATGGTCGGCTTGGTGGTCA
- a CDS encoding TetR/AcrR family transcriptional regulator has product MSRNRTRAGAPPSARAESDPGEPAPRRRADARRNVDALIEAARAVFATSGVDAPAKEITDLAGVGVGTLYRHFPQRSDLVKAVVQSGIDAVADAGPSLSAEHEPVEALIRWVHRFAELLATKRGLASALHSGDPAFEGLPDYFRQRLGPTLATLLAAAVADGAVRDDIGAEDLLHAITALCQPVPGRGPEHNQRVVAVLVDGLRRGAAVSHR; this is encoded by the coding sequence ATGTCTCGGAACAGGACGCGGGCTGGAGCCCCGCCGTCCGCCCGCGCGGAGTCGGACCCCGGCGAACCGGCGCCGCGCAGGCGCGCCGACGCGCGGCGCAACGTCGACGCGCTGATCGAGGCCGCGAGAGCCGTCTTCGCCACCTCCGGCGTGGACGCACCCGCGAAGGAGATCACCGACCTGGCCGGCGTGGGGGTCGGCACGCTGTACCGGCACTTCCCGCAGCGCTCCGACCTGGTCAAAGCCGTGGTGCAGAGCGGAATCGACGCCGTCGCCGACGCAGGCCCGTCCCTGAGCGCCGAGCACGAGCCGGTGGAGGCGCTCATCAGGTGGGTCCACCGGTTCGCCGAGCTGCTCGCGACCAAGCGCGGACTCGCCTCGGCGCTGCACTCGGGCGATCCGGCCTTCGAGGGGCTGCCCGACTATTTCCGGCAGCGACTCGGCCCCACCCTGGCGACACTGCTCGCCGCCGCGGTGGCCGACGGCGCGGTGCGCGACGACATCGGCGCCGAGGATCTCCTGCACGCCATCACCGCGCTGTGCCAGCCCGTGCCCGGGCGGGGACCCGAGCACAACCAGCGCGTCGTCGCCGTCCTCGTCGACGGCCTGCGCCGCGGCGCCGCCGTGTCACACCGGTAG
- a CDS encoding SpoIIE family protein phosphatase, translated as MSRASRSSASASPRDHTAAELLHVIARQQRELAQLRSRSAAGTLTDLAVGVLAERLRCSVTEAGDQLRRLAAASGVAPDEFAAEVLGGTAGTLHRSPSDDGAQHRRWLAEAAVSHATDGCPVAEAVFAEVLAHQGAVAVALWMLESDGALTLVGEAGLGRLEASRWQRVPPQLDCAVMRAARDGAPQWWPDGSPPEPTTPADSGPVPRVGPRAGARAALPFLQAGAVVGAMEICWPAPLAEFTAGQRRELVALADLCLRGLYPGGLSADTHSARPQTLDGRATWLPALLDAVTGSVLLAHAVRAEDGEILDFHVDHVNEGFVDPAGRHPAQLRGRRLLDLYPLMAADAGLLERAVAVVRTGEQYQADGLALLILVDDVLVAEELDVRIAPFFDGVMISWRPVGGDGAGGSLAGHLQRLGRFGGWQEDVRTGAVRWTDHVYELFQRDRAMSPVPFDDLESHVHPDDRGAVDHLRDALFRLGRAASGSFRVVGGDGTLRQLRAFAEPVTDAAGVTVAVRGLYQDLTSHYRTQVVLDATRDQLADSEARADGQHQLALALQRAILPSSEEPVDLGGLAVAVRYRPAEQEHLVGGDWYDAVTLPTGEVLLVVGDVAGHSIRTVAGMVTLRNSLRGLAVTGAGPGRLLHWLNNVTYHLADNITATVICGLYRPAERALRWARAGHLPPVLVRDGSAQALPMPDGLLLGVEPDADYQETVHQLDPDDILLLFTDGLIERRGTGLDESLHALLQIAAEPGLDVSRRADQLLAHTTPDTDDDTCLIVIRQT; from the coding sequence GTGTCCCGGGCGTCGCGGAGTAGCGCGAGCGCCAGCCCCCGCGACCACACGGCGGCGGAGCTACTCCACGTGATCGCCCGGCAGCAGCGCGAGCTCGCGCAGCTGCGGTCGAGGTCCGCCGCCGGCACTCTGACCGACCTGGCCGTCGGCGTGCTGGCCGAACGGCTGCGGTGCTCGGTCACCGAGGCCGGTGACCAGCTGCGCCGGCTCGCGGCCGCCTCCGGGGTGGCCCCGGACGAGTTCGCGGCCGAGGTGCTCGGCGGAACCGCCGGCACGCTGCACCGATCCCCGTCCGACGACGGCGCCCAGCACCGCCGGTGGCTGGCCGAGGCCGCGGTCAGCCACGCCACCGACGGCTGCCCGGTGGCCGAGGCGGTGTTCGCCGAGGTGCTGGCCCATCAGGGCGCCGTCGCCGTCGCCCTCTGGATGCTGGAGTCCGACGGCGCGCTCACCCTGGTCGGCGAGGCCGGGCTGGGCCGGCTCGAGGCGAGCCGATGGCAGCGCGTCCCGCCGCAACTGGACTGCGCGGTGATGCGCGCGGCCCGCGACGGCGCCCCGCAGTGGTGGCCCGACGGCTCGCCGCCGGAGCCGACCACCCCGGCGGACAGCGGCCCGGTGCCGCGGGTGGGGCCCCGGGCCGGGGCGCGGGCGGCGCTGCCGTTCCTTCAGGCCGGCGCCGTCGTGGGCGCCATGGAGATCTGCTGGCCCGCGCCGCTCGCCGAGTTCACCGCCGGGCAGCGGCGCGAGCTCGTGGCCCTGGCCGACCTGTGCCTGCGCGGCCTGTACCCGGGCGGTCTCTCCGCCGACACCCACTCGGCCCGGCCGCAGACCCTCGACGGCCGGGCGACCTGGCTGCCCGCCCTCCTCGACGCGGTCACCGGGTCGGTGCTGCTGGCCCACGCGGTGCGGGCCGAGGACGGCGAGATCCTCGACTTCCACGTCGACCACGTGAACGAGGGCTTCGTCGACCCGGCCGGCAGGCACCCGGCCCAGCTGCGCGGCCGGCGGCTGCTGGACCTCTACCCGCTGATGGCCGCCGACGCCGGCCTGCTCGAGCGGGCCGTGGCGGTCGTCCGCACCGGCGAGCAGTACCAGGCCGACGGCCTCGCCCTGCTCATCCTGGTCGACGACGTGCTCGTCGCCGAGGAGCTCGACGTCCGCATCGCCCCGTTCTTCGACGGGGTCATGATCAGTTGGCGCCCGGTCGGCGGCGATGGCGCGGGCGGCTCCCTCGCCGGGCACCTGCAGCGCCTCGGCCGGTTCGGCGGCTGGCAGGAGGACGTCCGCACCGGGGCCGTGCGCTGGACCGACCACGTCTACGAGCTCTTCCAGCGCGACCGCGCGATGTCGCCCGTCCCGTTCGACGACCTCGAGTCGCACGTCCACCCGGACGACCGGGGGGCGGTCGACCATCTGCGGGACGCGCTGTTCCGGCTCGGCCGGGCCGCCTCGGGATCGTTCCGGGTCGTCGGCGGCGACGGGACGTTGCGCCAGCTGCGCGCCTTCGCCGAACCGGTGACCGACGCCGCCGGTGTGACGGTCGCCGTCCGTGGCCTCTACCAGGACCTGACCAGCCACTACCGGACGCAGGTCGTCCTCGACGCCACCCGGGACCAGCTCGCCGACTCCGAGGCCCGGGCCGACGGCCAGCATCAGCTCGCGCTCGCCCTGCAACGGGCGATTCTGCCCAGCTCCGAGGAGCCCGTCGACCTCGGCGGCCTCGCGGTCGCCGTCCGCTACCGCCCCGCCGAACAGGAGCATCTCGTCGGTGGCGACTGGTACGACGCGGTCACCCTGCCGACCGGCGAGGTGCTGCTCGTCGTCGGCGACGTCGCCGGGCACAGCATCAGGACCGTCGCCGGCATGGTGACCCTGCGCAACAGCCTGCGCGGCCTCGCGGTCACCGGCGCCGGGCCGGGGCGGCTGCTGCACTGGCTGAACAACGTCACCTACCACCTCGCCGACAACATCACCGCCACCGTCATCTGTGGCCTTTACCGGCCCGCCGAGCGCGCCCTGCGCTGGGCCCGTGCCGGGCATCTGCCGCCCGTGCTCGTCCGGGACGGCTCCGCCCAGGCCCTGCCGATGCCCGACGGGCTGCTGCTCGGCGTCGAACCCGACGCCGACTACCAGGAGACCGTCCACCAGCTCGACCCGGACGACATCCTGCTGCTGTTCACCGACGGCCTCATCGAACGCCGCGGAACCGGGTTGGACGAATCCCTGCACGCGCTCCTGCAGATCGCGGCCGAACCGGGCCTCGACGTCTCCCGCCGCGCCGACCAGCTGCTCGCGCACACCACCCCGGACACCGACGACGACACCTGCCTCATCGTCATCCGGCAGACCTGA
- a CDS encoding acyl-CoA-like ligand-binding transcription factor, giving the protein MPSRTDRAVSGDRAAPGLRERKKARTRVAIQTHALRLFREQGYHATTVEQIIDAAEVSETTFFRYFPTKEHVVFQDDLDPLIIQAFQSQPAELSPVQAIRAAIRQQFDVLTPEQRQALRDRTSLIVVEPALRAAMLDQISQTMLLLADAIAERAGRPKGDLAVRTVAGSAIGAMLATLPALADDPDADLPALVDQALGYLEAGLPV; this is encoded by the coding sequence GCAGCACCCGGACTGCGGGAACGTAAGAAGGCCCGGACCAGGGTCGCCATCCAGACCCATGCCCTGCGGCTGTTCCGCGAGCAGGGCTATCACGCGACAACCGTCGAACAGATCATCGACGCCGCGGAGGTCTCGGAGACGACCTTTTTCCGTTACTTCCCCACCAAGGAACACGTCGTCTTCCAGGACGATCTCGATCCGCTGATCATTCAGGCGTTCCAGAGTCAGCCCGCGGAGCTCTCACCTGTCCAGGCGATACGAGCCGCGATCCGTCAGCAGTTCGACGTACTCACTCCGGAGCAACGGCAGGCGCTGCGGGACCGCACCTCGCTCATCGTCGTCGAGCCCGCCCTGCGGGCGGCCATGCTCGATCAGATCTCCCAGACCATGCTCCTGCTCGCCGACGCGATCGCCGAGCGGGCCGGGCGCCCGAAGGGCGACCTCGCCGTGCGCACCGTCGCCGGCAGCGCCATCGGCGCCATGCTCGCCACTCTGCCCGCCCTGGCCGACGATCCGGACGCGGACCTGCCCGCCCTCGTCGACCAGGCCCTCGGCTACCTCGAGGCCGGTCTACCGGTGTGA
- a CDS encoding aldo/keto reductase → MRHRTLGRTGIQVSPYGLGALMFATSMGNAPEDSIRIIHKALDAGINLVDTADAYADSEDIVGRALEGRRDDVVLATKFGRPVGRDPNHQGASRRWIVTAVENSLRRLRTDHIDLYQLHRPDPRTDIEETLAALTDLINSGKIRAIGASGTPAADIVEARWIAERRGLARFHTEQPAYSILNRGVEREILPAIQRLGMGTLVWGPLGQGLLTGRVRRNQDNDLRRAGLAQHLNDERRLDTVEKLIPLAAEAGLPMTHLAMAFTIAHPGVTSALIGVRTMDHLDSLLAGLDVTLTDDILDRIDEVVPPGTDIGTLDQAYQPPALTDPNLRRRPLLARNAA, encoded by the coding sequence ATGCGCCACCGCACCCTCGGCCGGACCGGCATCCAGGTCAGCCCCTACGGCCTGGGCGCCCTGATGTTCGCCACCTCGATGGGCAACGCCCCCGAGGACTCGATCCGCATCATCCACAAGGCGCTGGACGCCGGCATCAACCTCGTCGACACCGCCGACGCCTACGCCGACTCCGAGGACATCGTCGGCAGGGCCCTGGAAGGGCGCCGCGACGACGTCGTGCTCGCCACCAAGTTCGGCCGTCCGGTCGGACGGGACCCCAACCACCAGGGCGCCTCACGGCGCTGGATCGTCACCGCCGTCGAGAACTCGCTGCGCCGCCTGCGGACCGACCACATCGACCTCTACCAGCTTCACCGGCCCGATCCCCGCACCGACATCGAGGAGACCCTCGCCGCGCTGACCGACCTGATCAACAGTGGCAAGATCCGCGCGATCGGCGCGTCGGGGACCCCCGCCGCCGACATCGTCGAGGCCCGGTGGATCGCCGAGCGGCGCGGCCTCGCCCGGTTCCACACCGAGCAACCGGCCTACTCCATCCTCAACCGTGGCGTCGAACGCGAGATCCTGCCCGCCATCCAGCGCCTCGGCATGGGCACCCTGGTCTGGGGTCCGCTCGGTCAGGGGCTCCTGACCGGCCGCGTCCGCAGGAACCAGGACAACGATCTCAGGCGGGCCGGACTGGCCCAGCATCTCAACGACGAACGCCGGCTCGACACCGTCGAAAAGCTCATTCCGCTCGCCGCCGAGGCGGGACTGCCCATGACCCACCTCGCGATGGCGTTCACCATCGCCCATCCCGGCGTCACCAGCGCGCTGATCGGCGTGCGCACCATGGACCATCTCGACAGCCTGCTCGCCGGCCTGGATGTCACCCTCACCGACGACATCCTCGACCGCATCGACGAGGTCGTCCCACCCGGCACCGACATCGGCACCCTCGACCAGGCCTACCAACCCCCGGCCCTGACGGACCCGAACCTGCGCCGCCGCCCGCTGCTCGCCCGTAACGCGGCCTGA